cttaacttaaattaaatatatcttCCTAACAGTGGCGCCAGCCTTATACCTTGGGCTTTGCCGGCTTCGTTGGCTTCCTTCTTCGCAGTTGCAGGGCCTCGGAGAAGCACTTCTTCTCGGATTGCTGCACGCAGGAGCTGCGTTCGTAGTGCCAGGTGTAGTTGAGCGGGCAACGATGGAGTAGCTTGTGACCACTGGAGCAGTAGTAGAAGTAGGCGCAGTTCAGGGGATGTGGCATAAAGCCATACACGCCCGACTGGCAGCTAGTGATAATGCCCGGCGACTGGCGGCGATTGCAGGACACCAGATGGGCGGGAGTGCAGGCTCTGGTCAGGCCTGCTCCTTCGTAGCACACCATGTAGGGATAGCAGGGTCCGGCGTTGGGCAATTCCTCCAGGGTGATGGTTAGCGGTTCCGTCTTCGGGGCCACTGTGGGTGGTGGTTGTTGCTTCATCGGTGGCGACTTAGTTGTGGTTACCAACGGTTGACATCTCTTAACCAGGTCCTCTTCCAGACATCGCTCCTGCTTCTCGTCGTAAAAGTGACCATCAAGGCACTCGGCCTCAAAGGAGCCAGGTCCGGCGCAGTAAATGTACTTCGAACAGTTACTGGAGCTGGCCACGTAAACTCCCATTTGTGGGGCACTTTCACACTCTGCGAACTCCAGGGCCAGGGTGCGGTGACCCAGCAAGGCCACCAGAACTATAGTTAACCAGGTTAGGGCTCTCATTTCACTACTGCCGGAGTGCGGCAAAGACATCTGACGACTGACTGACTTCAGACGCCCGAAATACCCGAAAACACCGATACCGGTTGAGAATATTTTTGCATGTGCCCGCCAACTGATAAGGGCGACAAGCATCCAGCCTCGATTATTACGTGGTTATCTCCGTGTTCCCGATAGTGCTAATGAGTTGGGGAGTTACTGCGCACCCGCCCTTGGCTTTTCGTTCCCGCCCAGGTGGCGTTTGCCATTTGTAGCCTACTTCCCAGCGAAGCCAGCCACAGATTTAATGACCGTGCCAGGCCGCAGCACAATGCATATGGCTCTCGGGGCTGGGctcaataaaaattgaaaacgcACTCAATAAGCAATTAAGTGTCGCCACTTCCGACGGGACAAACGAACGCTACCACCGATACCATCCATTGGACGCGCACACAGACCACCGCCATTCATCGCCCTCGTCGCCATCAACAACATCATTGGCATCatccccatcatcatcatcagcgcCGACATGGACGTGGTCGCGGCTTGTCGGAGTTAAGCGATTGCCATCGATTTAATATTCGATGAGATATTCATAACTTGCAATTAGGTTTGGCGGCGTTGCTTTCCCGGCTCTTCCAGCTCGCGATTTACGTAAATGATTGCGTTGCTGATTAATGAAGAATTACCAGGGCGCCGGAGGGCTGTGCAAATTGCAATTTCATTAATTGTTAATTGAACGCAGTCGAGTGCCAGTTGTCCCGGTAGCTTTGTGGCATATTTTCGGGCTCAATGCCGCGATGGGTTAACAGGTTATACCATCGTCTATATCCAACCTGCCAGATGCCGCTCTGCCGGCACTCGGAAAAGGACCCCATATGGTGAGGACGCGACTCAAGTGATTAAGTGCACGCTGAAATCTTCAAATGCCGAGCAACATgtgcacaaacacaaacagaaaCAACGCGACCCACTCCCTCCAGCGGCTGCCTTCCATAATGTAAAATCTAATTACGATTATGTGAGGAGACCCCCAGCACCTGATGCTCCTCAGTTCCCCAGCTCCTCAGCTTCCAGCTCCAGTGCCCCAGCACTCCCTGAACTCGTTGTTCGGTGCGCAGGCGCAGCGGCAACGCCGATCCATAAAAATAGCTCACTAATTATTTGTGTGCTAGGGTTACAGTTctcataaaaaacaaacaaactgtCGGGCGTTTTATGGATCTTCTGCTTGTCTTAATGCCCCCGCAAAGTTTTTCCGATCCCAAATCCATTCGATTCGACACAGAGAAGGATTGATCAGTTTCAACTTGTAAGGCATTcccgaatttttaaaatatacaaaccATATTCCATAGAAGAGTCAAATGCGGAGTGCTATTAGCCAGAACCTTGAATTGGCATTTATTTccatataataataattgtctGCCTATTCATCGGCACCAGGATCTCCGCAACCATCGCGAGCTCTTCGCACCTGGTTCTCTGTGCCGACCAACTGCCGCAGCTCCACGAGAACCCGATCAGTACGATCCTCCAGACGATCCAGGGCTGAGTTCAGGGCATTCAGTCTGCAGGTGACACTCTCCATCAGCTGTTCCGAGTTCCTGGTCATCTCCGCCAAGTCAGCCCACAGATCGCCGGACGGAATGGGATTCAGTACAGGCTGCAGTTGATTCTCTTCGTTTTCCATTTCGCTTTAAAGTCAGGCGAATATATTCCAAATGAACTTAAATTTGGTTCACCCTACACACTGAGGGACAGATGTGTATTTAAAGCTGGAAGTTCGGAAGTGTAACGCAAAGGTTCTTTGGTGCTTTGCTACATAattcaacatatttttagttgtttgGCTAAAACTTAATTGGTGCCGTTCAATGCAATTTTAGCCAATTGACTTTAGGCACTTttgcttttaataaattaaatattcaaaatttacAGGGTATTTAATACAACGAGGGGTCTGTAACTCCGACAGTAAGGAGATTCTAGAGAAGGATCTTGGCATTAATCTAACCagaaatgaaagaaaatatttgtgtttgttttaagTAGAAAACaacatattaaaattatttagtattaatttaattttatttatagaaaattatagGGTATCTTTATTTAGAATTACCCACTTAGCCGCTTGTTTAGtttgctgtattttttttttgccgtcGGCCTATTACAAAAGCTTCGCTCGTTCATTTCATTAAACCCATTTACAAAATGGCTTTGTccattatttatacatatcaattataaattgtacTCAGCGCCTGCAATATTCATATTCACTTGTCAAAATGTCAACTCaaaatagaatatttatgcatttttatgTGTGCGTATCGGAGCAtgatttgtttgctttatgcTCTCTTTTCAAGAAACTCTATAGAGCAGAGGAAAGTGACAATACGGgctataaatacaaatgctcGGCGGCAACCGAAgttgaaatcaattttttgttttggccccATACTGCGGAGGTCGCGTTTCTCGCCTTCTGAATGTGGACCGGAGGGGTGCGGACGGAGTGCGACCATTTAGTTTGCGGCAGAACAAGGTGcctcaatttatttttaattggagGCAAATTGAGCCAATCATCGTCGGTGGAAAGGAAATGCTTTGCTGCGGTTGTGGTCTTTTCTCGTTATTAACAGGATAAAGCTCCTGTCCATGTCCAGTTCCAGGCCCTGGCTTATGCATTGTCGCTTAATGAATTTTCATTCAGAGTGGCTGCAGCAAGGATGTGTGAACACTCTGAAGCTGACTTCCTGCCTTGCACAGGCCATTAACCGACCTGCTACTGGTCCTGAAAGGATGATTCTCCTGACGTCTTCTTTGCGGTTGGCAAATCTGTTATTATTGTCATTAAGCAGGCTTTTGTTGTCACCACCCGGAAAATGTACAATACATGCTCGTATGCAGATGCATTTTTCTAGCAAATGTCCTTCGGTGCGGTTAGAGCTGGTGGTGGCTTGTTGTTTGCCTGGTTATTCCGAGACTTTTGGGGATCTGTTCTTGAGGCTGTTCTCGCTCGGCTATTGAATTTTCAGCACGATGTACTTGGAACCCTCAGCCGGAGGCTCAACTGGTTGCCTCAAACACAAATTTCGATGCATTTCGGTTTGTGTTCGTCGTCATTAGTTGAAAGCGCTTAGTTTAGCTCGTTTGTTTGCTAAAAGTTTCATTGTTGTTCCAGGTCCTGCtcctgtttctgtttcggttCCTGTTTCTGTTGTTGCATTATACTGCCTGTTGTTGTCATCAAGTTGATGCTGGACAACAACATTGTTTCGCCTAAATAAAGGCATATAATTTATGTGTAGGGCCTGCAGGGGCTACGAGTATGTGGGCATCGTgcatacgccacgttgacCGCTGACCAGCTGACCGAGTCGAGCTGAATACTCGGTTAACTTTGTCACGGTGCTGAGCATGGTGCCCTCCTTGGGCGGGGGCATCCTGCCTGGAGCAGCATCGGAGGCGATTGCTCTGACGgggcatacatacatatgtgtgtgtccCGTCCCGTTGCCCGttattattttccaacttTTCACTTCGGTTATGAAACGTCCAAGCAGCGCAGTCACTTGCACGCTCATCGCCATCATTCCGCTGACCGCAATGGACAACGAGTACTTTTTGGCCGGGCTGGTCATGTTTCTATTCTGTTCTTATCCTCCACACAGATAGAAAAAGCTACCCAAAATCTAGATTTATTCGGGTCTTTAGAGTACTTTATTTATTCCATGTATAAAAGTAttcttagaaatatttttcagacttgtataattatatttaaaatattttatcgcTGTCGgagcttttttttaatttttaaaataataaaattaattaatttgaaatctACACTGATTTCTTCAGTGCAAGAACGTGTGTTTTTGTGCGAGCGTTGCTATGCTTATGTCCTGCGGCTTAGGCATTTGTTGTTTTACAACGTTTCAGTCTGTTTGCCAAGTAAATAAAAGCTGTTAACTAGTTTTCGCACACCAAGACGAAAAGGTGGATGGGCATGGGGTTTGGGGCTGCAACACGTGCTGGACAATTTTTTGCTCCGCTAGCTCTCGTCCTGCTCCTCCGGCTGCTTTTGTGCGTAGACACTCGTGTATGAGCAATTATTTAATGCCGTCCGCTCGTCCGTCCGTTTGTCATTGTTGTCTTCGGGTTatagttgtagttgttgttgctgtagtTTTAGGTGTACTTGTTGTTGCCGGTGCTAGTGGACTAGCCTTTGTCTTGGCCCCCGTCATCCAAGTCAGCTGCAGCCATCTTGTCTGCCCCTTTTGTGTCGctcatttatttgtgtttatcCTTTCGCTTTTAATTGCGGCTCCGTCCTGCTTCCATCTCCATCTTCCACCCCCTTTGTGTAATTACAAGTGTTTGTTGTGTAAATAATAGCGTTAGCCGCCTGGGCCGAGGACCATCGTTGACGCATCGTTTGCATGCTCAGTTAATGCCGTGCATCAGGACATCCTCCATTGTCCCGGTCTGAGTCTGTGTCTGTGGCGGTGTCGGTGCCAGTGCGCCACTGTCTGTGGCACGGAAAATTAATTACGAGCATTAAGCACAGCGCAACGCCCGATCTGTCGCATTGACACAGGTGTTGGCTGCTCGATGTAACGTATTTTCCTTAGATAATTCCCATAGAACTCGACAGCCATGTGCGCTGCGCCTTGAACTCGAACTTAAACGGAAAGGGCCACTGGTGCTGCAGAGAACAAAATTTGTGATAATTCCCTCAgtacttttatttgtttttgtgtttaaatgtacattttatttacataaaatacaCCCGTTTGTAAACTGAATATTCATgtggaaatttaaattcagAATGCTGACAATTTTTGACTATTTTAAACCATGAATCAATTGTTTGGAATATAAACATACATACGACAAGCCCTTTTAGAAGATTTCTGAAATAAATGTTGGGTtgtgaatttattaaaaacaatcaaatttAAAGGTGGGGTTgctgtatttttcttttgttatttaaataaataaagtttataaccCGAAATATCAAATATTGAACAAAACTATTCCTCTCCGTGTGAAACTCAACTGCAGTGCGGAGGCGGAGCCTTAATTCATTCACCTAGAGACACTTACATGTGGTGCCCATTAGCCCAGTGCCACGCCCCTCACGAAAGGCAAATGCCAGCGAACCATGCGacgccaaaaatttccatttcGTTGCTTGAACCGTGCATAAATATGTCAATAAGGATTATCCCATCGCAGGCGGCAATAAAATCTGTGGGGGctataaaaaagaggaatgtGGAGCGACCGTAGGCATGTAGGAAAACCCCAGCTAAACAAACAGCAGAGGGATCAGGATCAGAAACTGGAACAGGAGCAGAAACAGGAGCGGGAGATGCAACTTGATTATCCTGGCAACCTGCCGCGCATTTTCCGACTGTTAAATTATGACATGCAACTGTCAGAGCGGGTTCAAGTGGATTTCGGCTGCGTATGCTCCTGGCAGGCGTGAGAAACTGTTATCCTTGCACCTAAACAAACACATTGGAGCAATGCTGGGATGCAGTAGCTGCCAGTGTCCTGGCTGGTGTCGTATTGCAGAATGTGTTCGGTCCTCGAGAGCCTTGCGCATTACACGACCagctaatttatttacattactGGCCGTGTACTTGTTGCGTTGTAATAAACTGAAACACATGTGCAGGGATCGCAATCGAAATGGCCTGTTATCCGTGGCTGTCTCATTAGgtcctgctgccgctgctgctgcagtagCACTTCAGATTGGTGTTGACAGTTGCGCTGAGAAATTGCCTCGCCCTTTCCCTAtactttatttcttttttgggtAGCTCTTGTCTCTTACAAGACCCCTGAGCTCGGCTCTGAGTGCCGCTCGCCCGACATGCTAATGTGAAATATTAGAAAAGTAATGGAAAAAATGAAGAAGCAATCGAGATTAACGCGTTTGAGCACTCAAACTTTGCTCCAcactttttagtttttccctttttccctGCCAGCTGCGGCAGGCCAACCCTTGCCTTCAGTTCGTCCTGTCCTTTGCCGTGGGAAGCCTTGGGAAATAGGTTTAACCACCTCTAATCCGCTACCTCCAGCACTCCTCGGCATTGCCGGATAAAATTCTCCATCAGCGTTGTTCGTTCAGCTATTTTAGGTTtactgtaaaatattttaaagggcAGAAAACAATATGAAATATGAggattttatagatttttaaatggtttttctaggattattttctaaatgataaaaaacatggttaaattctaaaaaaaacttgaaatatttataaataaatataacataaatgttaaataaatctaaataatataaatctatataatATGTAATGTTAAAGAGGTTACTTtacgaaatatttttattttcattgaaaaggtaaatatattttagatattagtGTTATTGTACTTGCTATGgcttttcttaattattataagtttCCTAATTGGGCTAGCTTCCGTGGTCCCAGGCTGACAGCACTTCCCTTTACCCTTCACCAGTGCCAGTGTTCTTTGAGTGCCCTTTAAGTTGAAGTGTTGTTGGCGGGCGAGCACCGCTGAGTGGCACGGAGTTTTGACAATCAAGGGGGATAAGGCGGAATGTAAGAGTATCTGGATTAAGGATGTCCATGTGCCATGTGCTCCGGCTGCCCGCAAAATACGCAGACGCCGCCGAGTCCATAAATCATCGAAGCCACACATCAATAGCCACAAAAAACCGTCGCATGCAAAGCGACACCACGTGCACAAAGTGTGACCCGATTTTGGCGACATCCAAAACAAAATCGAATGTTCgcttaaataaatacgaaaTGACATCACGTGCAGTGAGTACTCCTCAGCCAAGAAGTAGGACTCGCAATTGCGCCAAAATGCATGAAGGCGCAACGGGAGGAGGAGAATTCCAGGCTGCATATGGTTGGCCAAGGGCTTGAGCACCCGTTTTTAGTGTCGTTTTCATTTGCAGTGAACTGGGAAAATTAAGAGAGTTGAGCTTGAGGCCAGGGGAGAGCCCCAAGAGAGAACCTGTTCCGCTTGCCCCTTGACCGAACTAAAGCCCTATTAAAATGCCATTGCCAGAGCGGAAAAGAGCTTAGAAAGTGGTGTTAAGGGGTGAACCATAAGCATTTCTTTGTATAAAGCCAACTTGTGAATACACTCTTGAATagtaaatactttaaaaatatcctTCAAATGTATTGCACAAAATACTCCATCATTATCAAGGGAGGGGGAtaccataaatatttttgtcctTACCCAATTAcccaatatatataaatggcaAACTTCATCGGGCAGCTGAAGCACCCTTGAAAAACctaaaatgaaatatacatacatatttcacGATTCTCGTTTTTGTCGCTcgctttgttatttttaactaaaaccACAGCCGGCAAGTGCTCCACCCCGCTCTATTCTCATCTGGCCTCCCATTCCACTGCAATATAAAATTATCCTTTGGCTGTCTCTATTTTCCATTCGCATATGTATGTGAGCTGGTgctctgattttttttttgtcttctgTTCGTTTTCCTTTATGGATATCCACTTTATTGTCAGAAAATCATTTTTTCGTTGGCATCTCTcgatgtgtttttatttttccttcttttttttattgagctGGAGCTCAGAGTGTTTGTGTTTATACGTGTATATGGGGTTGGATGTTCTTGTGTGCCTGTGTTGTACATTTGTAGTCACTGCGCTGCTTTTTGTAGTTCACAAaaaattgcttttatttattactaatGGCCATGCTCGGGTTTTGTAGTACCCATTACTGGTAGAGACGTTGGGTATATTGGATACTTTGCAGGAGTGGTAAAGGGTGAGATCAATATTCAATCTTTCTTTATGAAATGTACAGGGTAATAGGTATCTTGTTGTCGAGGCACCCT
Above is a genomic segment from Drosophila kikkawai strain 14028-0561.14 chromosome 3R, DkikHiC1v2, whole genome shotgun sequence containing:
- the LOC108073308 gene encoding uncharacterized protein, which translates into the protein MRALTWLTIVLVALLGHRTLALEFAECESAPQMGVYVASSSNCSKYIYCAGPGSFEAECLDGHFYDEKQERCLEEDLVKRCQPLVTTTKSPPMKQQPPPTVAPKTEPLTITLEELPNAGPCYPYMVCYEGAGLTRACTPAHLVSCNRRQSPGIITSCQSGVYGFMPHPLNCAYFYYCSSGHKLLHRCPLNYTWHYERSSCVQQSEKKCFSEALQLRRRKPTKPAKPKV
- the LOC108073365 gene encoding uncharacterized protein, yielding MENEENQLQPVLNPIPSGDLWADLAEMTRNSEQLMESVTCRLNALNSALDRLEDRTDRVLVELRQLVGTENQVRRARDGCGDPGADE